A segment of the Pedosphaera parvula Ellin514 genome:
AACGTGTCATCGATATCGACGAACACCGGTTTGGCTCCGCAATGGATGAGCGGCTCCATGGTGGGAAACGCGGTGTGCGACGGAACGATGATTTCATCGCCTGGCTTTACTTCCTGCGCCAGATGGAGCATATAAACGATCATCGTCCAGGAGGAACCAAGGATGCAATGTTTGGTGCCGGTGTGCGCAGCGATTTCTTCCTCAAAGGCTTTGCACTCTTTGCCCAAAATGTACTGTCCGGATTCCAACGCGCGAATGGCAGCGTTGCGGACTTCATCATTTACAAAACATTTCGAAAGCGGAATTTTTTGCATATTTGTTTTCCATCCGCGAATTACGCGAATTACGCGAATTTAAGTTTGATTTAATGTCTAGGCCAACAAAATTTGGGATTGAGGCGGTTCAGTTTTCATTAGCGTCTTTTCGCGAAATTCGCGGATGAACCTATGGTAGTGTCACGGTTCGGCCAGTCTTCGCTGATTCCTGAGCGGCTTCGAGGATGCGCACGGATTCGTAACCGGCCCAACCATCGGCCAGCGGCGCTTTACGGGTTTGGATGGAATCAATAAATGCCTGGAGTTCGGCTTTTAGCGGTTCCTCCGCTTTCGTCTCGATGACTTGAGAAGCTCCTTCCACGGCTTTGAACTCGTTGCCTTCCTTTACGTGCTTGTTCGCGAAGGTTTTGATTTTATCCTTGGGCGCGTTCAAATCGCAGAGGGCGCTCAGCTCGCTGCCCATGACGCTCACTTCGCGGTATTTGCCGGGCAAAAAGTAGTTGGTCTCGATGGTCGCCCAGGTCAAGCCCTTATCCGTTTCATATTCGAGCGACAGGAAGCACGCATCGTCCTTATCCCCGCGCCCGAGGAAATCCTGCAGGATGGCGTGGACCCGTTTCGGCGTTTTGCCGAGGAAATAGTTAAAGAGATCCACGAAATGAATCGCATCGGCGAACATCATGCCGCTGTCGTTGCGCGGGCGTTTGAAGCCGCTGAAATTGCTGCGCAACATTTGCACACGGCCAAACTGTCCCGACCGAATGGCGTTCTTAAGCCATTGCGAGGCGGGGTCGAAGCGGAAAATGTGTCCGACTTGGAGGATGCGTTTATTCTTCTCCGCGAGTTCGGTCAATTCCTTCGCTTCCTTCGAGGTCAGCGTAATCGGTTTCTCAACGAATACGTCCTTGCCGGCCTCAAGGAATTCTTTGCACAACGGAAAGTGGGTTTGCGCGGGCGTGACCACTACGGCCCCATCCACCTTGGATAGGAAATCCTTGTAGTTCGTGGTGAGACGTGCTTCGGGCAAGCCCAACTTGCGGGCGGGATCGAGTAATTTCGCATCTCGCTCGGCTACGTATAATTCAATCGGCAGCGCGTTTAAATTGCGCAAATGATTTGCACCCCAGCGGCCCAGACCCAACAATAAAATTTTGGTCATGTTCTTCGTTGCGGCGCGCAGGACCTCATTATCAAAGACCTGTGTGGATGAGCAAACAGGCGGGCCAAAGCACCAGCATGGCTTATTTTGAGGAAATCAAAAAAGCCAGCAAGCCAAAATGTCCAAGCCAGAGGTATCTCAATGCCGCCGCAAATCCGGGGGAACCACTTGGGTTTGTGATTTGGTGAAATTCCAAAATCCTACCGCGCCCATACATGCGTCCTGAGCCAAATAGACGAATTACCAGAGACACAAAATAAACTACCCGCATTGGAATCAGGCAATGCGGGTAGTTTAAAAATGTATGAACTCCCTGTCGAGAGAAATTGAGTGATGGCAAAATTCTGGAATACAGCCCGTTCAAATGCATCCCGCGCCGCCAAAAATGGCGAGGCTTAATCCTTTACTGCCTCAACATGCCAATCGAAGAAGAGGTTGTTCCGCACTTTCCCGTGGGCTTTATTGGCGGGAATAAAAGTGTAATACTGGGCGAGGCTGATGGCATTCATCTGGTCGGCATCGACCATGGCCCATGAAGTGGTGGGACTGCGAATCTCGTGTAATCTCTTGGGCGGCTCATTCGTGGTCTGTCCGTTGCTGTTCGGCAGGCTCTTGTAGGGATAGCCAAAGGGACGCGTCACGACATCATCCTTAATATTTGTCACGGTGATGCTGATGATATAGCTCAACGGCTGGCGCAAGGTCGTGGAAAGGTTTCCCGAGAGTGACATTTTGGTGAGCGCGGCTGACTCCGGACAGGTGGCCACCTCTACTCCTTTTATCGTGGAGCTGGGAGCAGGTTGCCCCAAGTAGGTAGCAAGATACCGTAGCAGAAAAAGTTCCTCGTTGTCGTCATAAACCGGATAAAAGCCCTGCCACGCCGGGCCAGGCAGATAATCATTGTGATCATCCGCGTAGAGTTGCATGCCGGCGGCGAGTTGCTTGAGGTTGCTGGCGCACTTGATGCGGCGGGCGGTTTTTTTGGCGCTGGCGAGCGTGGGCAACAGCAAGGCAGCGAGGATGCCGATGATCGCAATCACCACCAGCAGTTCAATGAGGGTAAAGGCACGACACTTCTTTACCACGTTTGTTTGAGCGGAAGAATTCATATCCTTTAATGTCTAACCAGCCACGGAATACGATATCTGTCAGCGGAGGGCAAGAGAAATGCGGTTTAACCACGGATGAAGCCAACAGTTGCCTTTATCTTAGTCTGTTTATGGGCTACTCCCGCCCGAGGCCCAACGGGTCGGCCTTATCTTAGCCCAGACCACCGGTCTGGGTAACTGCCCAAAATAAGATTGTAAGGCCTGAAGGGCCGGTTTAGAAACCCATTACATTCCTATACTTCGAAATCCTGGCCTGATCAAAACGGTTCAATCCCAGACATACCGTTCGTCGTAGGGGACCTGATAACGTTCCAGGAATTTTCTGTATTCTTCCTGGAAGGTCATTTTGCGGTGATGCTCGGATTGGTTGGTGATGTATTTGATCACGTCATCAGCCTGGGAGCTGCCGATGGAAAAGGAGCCGTAGCCCAGTTGCCAGTGAAAATGGGATAGTGCGGGTGATTTGGTTTTCAGCCATTTGGAGGAGGTCGTTTTGATGTGTTCGACGGTTTCGGCAATGGAGAGTGTGCGGGAAAGTCCGAAGAGGAGATGCAGGTGATCCGTGTGGCCCCCGACCTGGAGTGCGGGGCAACCCATATCGCGGAGCACCGTTGCCGCGTAGGGATAAAGTTGGATTGAGATTTCCGGAGTAAGAACGGGGGAACGGTCTTTGGTGCTGAATATGAGATGCACGAGGATGCGTGAGAGGGATTGTGGCATGGGTGGTAGTTAAGCCGGCCCTTCAGGCCTTGCAATGTTTTTTGGCTGTTACCCAGACCGATGGTCTGGGCTAAGATAAAGCCGGCCCGTTGGGCCTGGGAAATGACCTGCGACCTTCTCATTGTTACAACCTCCATTTCCCAATGCTGGATAATATTTACTGCCATTCCTCGCACCAACCCCCACGTCCGAACACGCACCACGCAATACGCAACATTACGCCTAATTCAACAAATTATACCAATTATCCCGTTGATGCGCCTCGTAACCGAGATCGGTAATTAACCGCTTCATGTCGGCCACGCCCATGCGGAAGGTGGTGCCAGCCTGGCTGACGACGTTTTCCTCTATCATGATACTGCCCAAATCATTCGCGCCGTACTTCAGGGCGATCTGGCCAATCTCCTGTCCCTGGGTAACCCATGAGCTTTGGATGTTCGGCACGTTATCGAGGTAAATCCGGCTGAGCGCCTGCATGCGGAGATATTCGTGGGCGCCGACGGTGGTAGCCTTCAACATTGTATGTTCCGCCTGGAAGGTCCACGCGATGAAGGCAGTGAACCCCTTGGTCTTGTCCTGTTGAGCGCGGACGCGTTCGAGATGTTCGATGCGTTCTTCCACGGTCTCGACATGGCCGAACATCATGGTCGCGGTCGAAGCCAGACCCAATTTATGCGCCACATCCATCACGCTCATCCAATCATCGCTCATCGCTTTGAGTGGCGAAATCCGTTTGCGCACGCGATCGACCAGAATTTCTCCGCCACCGCCGGGAATGGAGCCCAGGCCGGCTTTCACGAATTGCGAAATGATTTCCTCCAGCGGCAGATTGAACACTTCGCGGAAATGAATGAATTCGCTCGGGCTGAATCCGTGGATGTTGATCTGCGGGAACTTGGTCTTGATATGCGAAAGCAAATCGAGATACCACTGCAGGCTGAGCTTGGGATGATGCCCGCCCTGCATCAAAATCTGGGTGCCACCCAGCGCGATGGTTTCCTCGATCTTCTTATCCATCTCCTCGTGCGTGATGACATATGAATCATCCTCCTTCTCCGTCCGATAGAATGCGCAGAACTTGCAATACACATTGCAGACGTTCGTGTAATTCACATTGCGATCGACGATGTAAGTGACGATCTTGTTCCCGTGACCATTATAAGCCGGCGCCTTGATCAACTGGCGTCGCCGATCGGACAACGCCCCCAACTCTTCTAGGGGCAAATGATACAGCCGCAACGCCTCAACCGCGGTCACCCGCTGACCATCCCAAACCCGCTGCAGCAATTCATCCAATGACGCATCGTAGATCACGTCTTTAGATTAGCGGATTTTGGACGTGAAACAAGGGGATTGGCGGAGGCCTCGAGTAAATGACTCAATCAATAGCCAACCCGCCATTTCCATATCGGGTTATTTCCCCAATAGCTTTGAGTTACTTACAGGTTATGTTTCTTTGTAAAAGATTATAATCGTAAAGGTCAGCTTCGGGGGAGGCTGGCCTTTTTTGCCAGATATATGCCGACTTCTTAAAATCATCCGCAACCCATCATAAGATGGTGGTTGATTAGTTCTGGCCGGTCCTGGAAGCAGGGCTGGCCCTTTCTTTGTCATCAAATTTGGTGACTACCAAAGTCCGGGGGACTGGATAGCCTTTGTTCGCCTACGGGCAGTCTCCGGCATCGTTATAAGTGCTTTTCAGCCTACGAACCGGAGACTTTCCCCTTATGAACGAACGGCGGTGGCGGCGCTGGTTTAACCGAATGAGGTAGAGCCAGCGGACGCTTTCGTGGATACTTCATCGTAAGCCGGTTGGGAAACCGGCGCTCCGGCACCTCTTGGTCTGCCAACCAGGTCTGATTTGAGGTGTATTTTTCCCAGCTTTTTGGGAGGGTATGGGCACTATGCGCGTATTGATCATGACGGACATGGAAGGGGTGAGCGGGATTGTCGTTTGGGAACAGGTAGAAGGGGGCAAACCGTTGTATGAGGAATGTCGCCGACTCTATACCGAGGAGATCAATGCCGCGGTGCGTGGCGCGAAGGCGGCGGGTGCGACCGAGATTGTGGTGGTCGATTGCCATGGTGCGGGCGGTGGTTGGACCTTCAACTCGCTTGTCCCAGAATTGCTCGATCCGGCTTGTGAATGGGTGAATCATCATCCGTGGGGACGCTATACGGAACTGCTCGAAAAAGGTTGCGACGCCGCGCTCTTTGTCGGCATGCATGCCCGTGCCGGAACTCCTGACGGGGTGCTTTGCCACACGATTTCCTCGACGACGTGGCGCAATTTATATTTCAACGATTTTCCAGTTGGGGAAACCGGCATCAATGCGGCTGTGTGCGGTCATTACAATTGTCCCGTGCTGCTGGTTACTGGCGATGAAGCGACCTGTCGCGAGGCGAAGGAGCTTTTGGGCGAAGGAGTCACCACCGTAGCGGTGAAGAAGGGGCTTTCACGTTTTTCCGCACGTAACATTCCGCCGGTGCGCGCCCGTCAGATGATCGAAGACGGTGCCCGCGAGGCTTTGAAAAATTTGAAAGCGGTCAAGCCTTACAAACCGAAGTCACCTTGCACGATCACGATTGATCTTCCCACGGTGGACAGGGCCGGTGAATTTCGCGGGCGTCATGGCGTGACGATTCCCGATCCGTTGAAAGTGGTGAGCAAGGGAAAGAACTGGATGGAAGCGTGGAATCAGATCTGGCATTGGCGGGTTTGAGGAAAAATTCCCGATGCAGTTGTCGGTGTAAATGCAACTTTCCTCGCCCTGCCCTCACTGATTTCAAAGGTGAATTCCGTTTCGGGTTGAGTATGTTGAGCCGCCTAGAAATCGTGGGCCGAAGTGGGGTCTGCTGACGTTTTAGCGTGCAAATTTTTGGGAGTACGTGGGAATTCCGCCTTATCCTAACCAGAATTCGGACTAGCGTTCGCGTTTAATGCATCGTTTCGATTAGAAACTGCCTTAGTTTTACTAAGTGAGAAATACATGAAAATATATATTGACTCAGTATGCTTTTCACATTAAAAGAGAGCCGCATATAAAACAATGATTTAAAATATAGGTAGGGTTTATTGGCAAGAAGCGATTGCGGCATCGCACATTTCCAAGTTGAGACCGCGACATGGGTTTGATTGAAAGCTATTTTAATCAGGTATCGGAAAGAAAACCGAGGACAGGATGAAGCAAGGAGCGCAACGATGAATGAATATGAACCGACCGGAACAAAAATTTGGGACTCGGTTGGTGTTGGAGGGTTGGGAGTTCTGAAGGCACAGGAAATGGGAGTTTCGAGTTGTGAACGCAAAGTCGGAAGGTATCGGAAGGTATCGGAAGGTATCGGAAGGTATCGGAAGGTATCGGAAGGTATCGGAAGGTATCGGAAGGTATCGGAAGGTATCGGAAGGTATCGGAAGGTATCGGAAGGTATCGGAAGGTATCGGAAGGTATCGGAAGGTATCGGAAGGTATCGGAAGGTATCGGAAGGTATCGGAAGGTATCGGAAGGTATCGGAAGGCTAGGAAAAGTTCGAATGGCGAATTTCAAATTTCAAATGCAACAATGTGACGGCGGATGATGGTGGAAAAAATATTAAGGGACTGGAAAATGGACGGAAGCCAGCGGAAGTTATTGGTCGGTTAAAATTTAATACGTGTATGAGGGTTCGGTCGGTAAAGGTTGGTAATAGTCGCCAAAGGTCGGTAATGGTCGGTTAAAAAAATTTCAGAGACCAGAATGCAAAATTCAGGGGGCAGAATGAAAACCAGTTATTTGGGATGAACGACATGCGGGAAACATTTTGGATCAGAATTTTATACAGAATGCTAAAATTAATTTCGAATGGGAAAAGAGCCGGAATGAAAGAAGACAATAAGCCTGATGAATCTGGAGACTGAACAGAGTCCGGGCCGGTTAGCCGCCAGTCCGGTTATATGTCATATTAGCAGGGAAATTATTTCCCACAAATTTCGATAGACGCAAATATGCGACGTTTCGAAGACCATTATCAGGTGTTGTTCGAGAATAACCCTCTACCAATGTGGGTGTATGATCTTGATTCGCTCGCATTTGTGGCAGTCAACACAGCTGCGATTCAACACTACGGTTACTCGCGGGAAGAGTTCCTGAAGATGACCATCCTGGATATCCGTCCTTTGGAAGATATTCCCCGTTTGAAAGCCGCCATTCCCAAACAGCAAACAGCAAGCAATATTGGCTTCCAGAAAGTCGGTGTCTGGCGACATCGCAAAAAGGACGGCTCACTGATCCATGTGGATGTTTCATCTGAGCAGGTAACCTATGAAGGGAAAGCGGCGCGGCTGGCTCTTTTGAATGACGTCACTGAACTGAAGCGTTCCACGGCCCAAGTTCATCTCCTGGAAACCTGCATCGCACGGGTCAATGACGTGGTGATTATCACCGAAGCCGAACCGCTCGATGAACCGGGGCCGCGGATCGTGTTTGTAAACGAAGCATTCACCAAGTACACCGGTTATTCCCAGGAGGAAGCGATTGGCCAGAGTCCGCGCTTCCTGCAAGGTCCCAAAACCAGCCACACCATTCGCCAGCGAATCCGCGCGGCGTTGGAATCCAAAACCCCGACGCGTGAGGAAATAATTAATTACACCAAGAGCGGCGAGCAGGTTTGGTGGGAAATCGAAATTACCCCCATCATCGATGAACGCGGCAGATGCACTCACTTCGTGGCGATTCAACGTGATGTCACGGAACGGAAGCGCTCTGAAAAGGCACTTAAACAAAGCGAAACCAGGTTGAAGGAGGCGCAACGGGTTGCCAATATTGGGAGTTGGGAATGGAATGTCACGGAGCGCAAGGTGATGTGGTCGGATGAGCTTTACCGGATCTTTGGTTTGGAACCACAGTCTTTTCCCATCACGGCAAATTCCTTTCTGGAGAGCATTCATCCGGACGACCGGCCGATGATGCGTGAAAAAATCGAAGAAATGCGCAAACATGCGCGTCCTTTCCGGGAACACTACCGTATTGTTCGCCCGGATGGCGCGGTGCGGCATATTTTCGCGCATGGTGAGTTTGCCTGTGATAATAATACCAAAGTCGTTCGTTTGATGGGGACTGTCCAGGACATCACGGATCGGAAGATCGCGGAAGAGAGTCGTATTCGCACCGCCAAATTGGAAACTGCCAACAAGGAATTGGAATCGTTTTCGTATTCGGTGTCCCACGATTTGCGCGCGCCGTTGCGAACGATTGATGGCTTTAGCCGCATGTTGATCGAGGACTACGGCGACAAACTGGATGAAACGGGAAAGAGTTATCTCGAATTCATCAGCTCCGCCGCCCATCGGATGAGCCAGTTGATTCAAGATTTATTGGAACTCTCCCGGGTGACCAGCAGTCAGATTCATAGAAACGAATTTAACCTCAGCGCTTTGACGGAAACCGTGGCGGGTGAATTACGTCAACAGGATCCTGAACGAAAAGCCGCTTTTTATATTCAGCCGGACTTAATGGTAAATGCCGATCAACGGCTGATGCGGATCGTGATGGAAAACCTGCTTCGCAATGCGTGGAAGTTTACGAGCAAGATTCCGGCGGCACGGATTGAGTTTGGCATGTTCGCGAGGGACACTGAGAAGGTTTACTTTGTGCGGGATAACGGTGCCGGCTTTGACATGGCTTTTGCCGATAGACTGTTTGGTGTGTTTCAACGGTTGCATCCGGAAGCAGATTTTGCCGGCACAGGCATCGGGTTGGCGACGGTACACCGCATCATCGGTCGTCATGGTGGCAGGGTATGGGCGGAAGGAGCGGTGGATCAAGGGGCCACTTTTTATTTCACACTTCCTGCATGAGTCGGCTCACTCAAACTCGATCAGTAAAATATTTGAGCGCGGGCACTGGTTGAACTTGAGATAATTTTTCAACTTCGTTGGCAGCACGCAGGCAATACCAAACAGGAACAATCCCAATGACTCCAAATGAACAATCGATCAACCTCCAATAAACCGGGATGCCCCGCACTGCGCCCATGATAAACGCATAAGGAATGATCATTACACAGGCAATCATGCCGAAGTTGAACAGCCATTTGTTGCGAATTGGATCCTTCAATGCCCCAACAAAAGCAACTGCGATGGCAAAATGCCCGAACGCAAGCCAGTCAGTTCCATACGCCATGAACGGATACCGCGCGCCATTATCGCGCAGAGCCTCCCGCACCCGCAGTATCCAATGGGCCAATCCCGAGTTCACCTGCGAGCTCGTCTGGCCACCCACGCCCAGAATCTTGGCGAGAATATCCAGTTCCCATTCCAAAGGAATGGCGGTGGCACCGCTGATAACCAGACCAAAAATAAAGAACCAGGTCAGGAACTTTATTCTCCGACGAAGGATGATTTCACGATTCATGTTGCGAGTTTGGAAGGATTATCTCATTTCCACAAATTCTTGCTTCACTTCCAAATCAATTTGTCACTTCACGTTGCTGCGCTGGCTGCAAATGCGTCAGCGCATATAACATTAAATAACCAAGAAACAAAAAAGTTGCGAACAAAGCGGTGAAGCCAATCCAGGTTCTATTAGCCATGGGATGTGTCACCCAATGAGCCATATCACGAACAATTCCCATCGGATCAACCACAACGTCCCAACTATTCCACCGACGAACACGTCCAAGATAAATTCCAAATCCACCCAAACCTGCCGTGACCATGATAAACAGCCAACTCATAGTCCCACCAAAACGATCCGCCACTACTCGCTGCATCAGGTAAAGGGACATGAACCCGAGCAGGAATCCTGTGAAGGCAAACAATAAAATCAAACTCATGTCGGTCCAATAACGGTGCTTGAACCAGGTGGTCAGATGGATGAGATCGGTAAAAATATATGGCGCATTGGGAAAAAACAACAGCCACAACGCTGCGAGTGAGTAAATGGCAAAGCCCAGACGTTCTCCCTTTCGGTATCGACGCGATACACCCACCGCAAACACCAGCGGCATCCAGGCCAGAAATAAATTCCAGATCAGGAAACAGTAATTCCAGTCGCGAGTCCATAGCACTCTCAAGCCCACCAAAACTGCTCCCACCCCAGAAACAAAAAGCAGAGTCAACAAAGGTATCGCTACTTCCTGTTTCAAATTCAGATTATTTGGCTTCATAATTTCTTGTCTGTTCCGATTGGCCGGATTTACCGGCACACTCTCCAATGGGCAATAAGTAACAGCTCCTTGAGCAAATTAGCAAATGACTTAATACTTGGCCGCACTGCTCTCGACCGCATTTGGCCGATCTTCACTTTTCATGCAATCAAGCCAATGGCTGATGAAAAACTTCTTTTCACTTTGTGGCGGAAGAAACCTATCCGAGGTGCCGATCAAAGGACGCAAGGCGGTGGTCATTTGCAAAGCAACCAGAATAAAAATGACCACCCAAATTCTTAATCCTCCTTCTGACTTCGAGCCAAGATACCTGAAACCTGAATTCATAAACCGAACCCCAAATATGGTGGCTACCAACCAGAAACCCAAATGCATGGTTCCCATCACGGCAGCTGATTTGGTGGACTGCGAAAACACCCATGCCACGGGAGCAAAACCCACCAGCAAAACGGTCATCAAAGTCATCAATCCCGCAACCAATCCAAACACCTCTGCGAGACGCGCCTGTGAACCACCAAGGCAGGAAAAAATGTAAAGGCTCGGCAGACAGATCAAACCAGCGATAAGCAGACCTGCGGCAATCTTTACCGGTGCCGCCCAAAGTTGCTGGCCGCCGGAAAATGTTCCGACAATAATTCCATAAATCAGGCTGCAAAGGATGGCGATGATCAATAGCGCGGTGGTTACCCGGCTGGCATTGGGCTGCTTAAGCTGGAACAGCACCCGCCTTGGCTGGCGTAGAATGGCTTCCACCGCGCTTATGATCCCCGTGATCGGCACCTGTTCGGAAGGGTGCGAGCCGAGCGGTTGAAAGCTTGCATTAACCAGTGCGCT
Coding sequences within it:
- a CDS encoding Gfo/Idh/MocA family protein, yielding MTKILLLGLGRWGANHLRNLNALPIELYVAERDAKLLDPARKLGLPEARLTTNYKDFLSKVDGAVVVTPAQTHFPLCKEFLEAGKDVFVEKPITLTSKEAKELTELAEKNKRILQVGHIFRFDPASQWLKNAIRSGQFGRVQMLRSNFSGFKRPRNDSGMMFADAIHFVDLFNYFLGKTPKRVHAILQDFLGRGDKDDACFLSLEYETDKGLTWATIETNYFLPGKYREVSVMGSELSALCDLNAPKDKIKTFANKHVKEGNEFKAVEGASQVIETKAEEPLKAELQAFIDSIQTRKAPLADGWAGYESVRILEAAQESAKTGRTVTLP
- a CDS encoding prepilin-type N-terminal cleavage/methylation domain-containing protein, with protein sequence MNSSAQTNVVKKCRAFTLIELLVVIAIIGILAALLLPTLASAKKTARRIKCASNLKQLAAGMQLYADDHNDYLPGPAWQGFYPVYDDNEELFLLRYLATYLGQPAPSSTIKGVEVATCPESAALTKMSLSGNLSTTLRQPLSYIISITVTNIKDDVVTRPFGYPYKSLPNSNGQTTNEPPKRLHEIRSPTTSWAMVDADQMNAISLAQYYTFIPANKAHGKVRNNLFFDWHVEAVKD
- the tnpA gene encoding IS200/IS605 family transposase yields the protein MPQSLSRILVHLIFSTKDRSPVLTPEISIQLYPYAATVLRDMGCPALQVGGHTDHLHLLFGLSRTLSIAETVEHIKTTSSKWLKTKSPALSHFHWQLGYGSFSIGSSQADDVIKYITNQSEHHRKMTFQEEYRKFLERYQVPYDERYVWD
- the mqnC gene encoding cyclic dehypoxanthinyl futalosine synthase — its product is MIYDASLDELLQRVWDGQRVTAVEALRLYHLPLEELGALSDRRRQLIKAPAYNGHGNKIVTYIVDRNVNYTNVCNVYCKFCAFYRTEKEDDSYVITHEEMDKKIEETIALGGTQILMQGGHHPKLSLQWYLDLLSHIKTKFPQINIHGFSPSEFIHFREVFNLPLEEIISQFVKAGLGSIPGGGGEILVDRVRKRISPLKAMSDDWMSVMDVAHKLGLASTATMMFGHVETVEERIEHLERVRAQQDKTKGFTAFIAWTFQAEHTMLKATTVGAHEYLRMQALSRIYLDNVPNIQSSWVTQGQEIGQIALKYGANDLGSIMIEENVVSQAGTTFRMGVADMKRLITDLGYEAHQRDNWYNLLN
- a CDS encoding M55 family metallopeptidase, coding for MRVLIMTDMEGVSGIVVWEQVEGGKPLYEECRRLYTEEINAAVRGAKAAGATEIVVVDCHGAGGGWTFNSLVPELLDPACEWVNHHPWGRYTELLEKGCDAALFVGMHARAGTPDGVLCHTISSTTWRNLYFNDFPVGETGINAAVCGHYNCPVLLVTGDEATCREAKELLGEGVTTVAVKKGLSRFSARNIPPVRARQMIEDGAREALKNLKAVKPYKPKSPCTITIDLPTVDRAGEFRGRHGVTIPDPLKVVSKGKNWMEAWNQIWHWRV
- a CDS encoding PAS domain-containing sensor histidine kinase, translated to MRRFEDHYQVLFENNPLPMWVYDLDSLAFVAVNTAAIQHYGYSREEFLKMTILDIRPLEDIPRLKAAIPKQQTASNIGFQKVGVWRHRKKDGSLIHVDVSSEQVTYEGKAARLALLNDVTELKRSTAQVHLLETCIARVNDVVIITEAEPLDEPGPRIVFVNEAFTKYTGYSQEEAIGQSPRFLQGPKTSHTIRQRIRAALESKTPTREEIINYTKSGEQVWWEIEITPIIDERGRCTHFVAIQRDVTERKRSEKALKQSETRLKEAQRVANIGSWEWNVTERKVMWSDELYRIFGLEPQSFPITANSFLESIHPDDRPMMREKIEEMRKHARPFREHYRIVRPDGAVRHIFAHGEFACDNNTKVVRLMGTVQDITDRKIAEESRIRTAKLETANKELESFSYSVSHDLRAPLRTIDGFSRMLIEDYGDKLDETGKSYLEFISSAAHRMSQLIQDLLELSRVTSSQIHRNEFNLSALTETVAGELRQQDPERKAAFYIQPDLMVNADQRLMRIVMENLLRNAWKFTSKIPAARIEFGMFARDTEKVYFVRDNGAGFDMAFADRLFGVFQRLHPEADFAGTGIGLATVHRIIGRHGGRVWAEGAVDQGATFYFTLPA
- a CDS encoding DUF1361 domain-containing protein, coding for MKPNNLNLKQEVAIPLLTLLFVSGVGAVLVGLRVLWTRDWNYCFLIWNLFLAWMPLVFAVGVSRRYRKGERLGFAIYSLAALWLLFFPNAPYIFTDLIHLTTWFKHRYWTDMSLILLFAFTGFLLGFMSLYLMQRVVADRFGGTMSWLFIMVTAGLGGFGIYLGRVRRWNSWDVVVDPMGIVRDMAHWVTHPMANRTWIGFTALFATFLFLGYLMLYALTHLQPAQQREVTN